One segment of Methanolinea mesophila DNA contains the following:
- a CDS encoding universal stress protein, with translation MNSGIFSKILFPTDFSEHAKRTLDCIAGLPGISEVVLIHVVEAKRIVRAAWGSEAMTSSANRNLYEECEYLKNQGITVQSILRKIRSGSVGAAIVGEALELKPSIILIGARGESIATGVLMGSVSSHVLRYSPVHVLIMKYRVVEALSGPAFEKYCPRVLSRVLCPTDFSPHSSVALNDIARIPGIGEIRILHVVISEEDSSELQEKLNAAEHELSKIVASLARSGISCNSSVRVGDPASEISRMADEEDVSLIGLSSYGRGWRGGALLGAVVSEVAKNAARPVLVLRTRLPAEPGIMESR, from the coding sequence GTGAATTCGGGAATCTTTTCAAAGATCCTCTTCCCTACGGATTTTTCAGAGCATGCGAAGAGGACGCTGGACTGTATTGCGGGGCTTCCCGGAATCAGCGAGGTTGTGCTGATCCATGTCGTCGAGGCCAAAAGAATCGTCCGCGCGGCGTGGGGGTCCGAGGCGATGACATCCTCCGCGAACCGTAACCTCTACGAGGAGTGTGAGTACCTGAAAAACCAGGGAATCACTGTCCAGTCTATACTGAGAAAGATCCGAAGCGGGTCGGTCGGTGCTGCGATAGTCGGTGAGGCTCTGGAATTAAAACCAAGCATAATCCTCATCGGGGCGCGGGGGGAAAGTATCGCCACCGGGGTTTTGATGGGAAGCGTGTCGTCCCACGTCCTGCGCTATTCCCCCGTTCACGTCCTTATCATGAAATATCGTGTAGTCGAAGCTCTTTCCGGCCCGGCATTCGAGAAATACTGCCCCAGGGTCCTTTCGCGCGTTCTCTGCCCGACAGACTTCTCGCCACATTCTTCCGTGGCGCTGAACGATATCGCACGGATTCCCGGGATTGGAGAGATCCGGATACTCCATGTGGTCATTTCAGAAGAAGATTCCAGTGAACTGCAGGAGAAACTGAATGCCGCGGAACATGAACTCTCGAAAATCGTGGCTTCCCTCGCCCGGTCGGGAATTTCCTGCAATAGCAGCGTGCGCGTGGGGGATCCTGCCTCTGAAATATCACGCATGGCGGATGAGGAAGATGTCTCCCTTATCGGGCTTTCTTCGTACGGAAGGGGTTGGCGGGGAGGAGCTCTCTTAGGCGCCGTGGTGTCGGAGGTTGCGAAGAATGCCGCCCGCCCGGTTCTCGTGCTGAGAACCCGCCTGCCCGCGGAACCGGGAATCATGGAATCACGCTGA